A portion of the Microlunatus phosphovorus NM-1 genome contains these proteins:
- a CDS encoding Crp/Fnr family transcriptional regulator has product MDPEVLKKAPLFAGLEDEAASALAAAMGTIKLNRGEVLFHEGDKEDRLYVVVSGKIKLGRSGSAGRENLLAILGPGQMFGELSLFDPGPRSSTATAVTACEIRTLEHDELMGWLSGRPEVALGLLGQLAARLRRANDVVADLVFSDVPGRVAKQLLELARRFGERREDGIHVHHDLTQEELAQLVGASRETVNKALADFAARGWIRLEPRSVTILDTVRVERRAR; this is encoded by the coding sequence CTTGAAGAAGGCTCCGCTCTTTGCCGGACTCGAGGACGAGGCCGCTTCGGCGTTGGCCGCGGCGATGGGCACCATCAAACTCAACCGCGGCGAGGTGTTGTTCCACGAGGGCGACAAGGAAGACCGCCTCTACGTGGTCGTCAGCGGCAAGATCAAGCTGGGCCGGAGTGGCTCGGCCGGCCGGGAGAACCTGTTGGCGATCCTGGGGCCGGGGCAGATGTTCGGCGAGTTGTCGCTGTTCGACCCGGGGCCGCGCTCCTCGACCGCGACCGCGGTCACGGCGTGCGAGATCCGTACGCTCGAGCACGACGAGCTCATGGGTTGGCTGTCCGGCCGGCCGGAGGTGGCACTGGGGCTACTCGGTCAGTTGGCTGCCCGGCTGCGGCGGGCCAACGACGTGGTGGCTGACCTGGTGTTCTCCGACGTGCCCGGCCGGGTCGCGAAACAGCTGCTGGAGTTGGCCCGCCGATTCGGCGAGCGTCGCGAGGACGGCATTCACGTGCACCACGACCTCACTCAGGAGGAGTTGGCCCAACTGGTCGGCGCCTCCCGGGAGACCGTGAACAAGGCGTTGGCCGATTTCGCCGCCCGCGGCTGGATCAGACTGGAGCCACGCTCGGTCACGATCCTGGACACCGTACGAGTCGAGCGCCGGGCCCGCTGA